One window from the genome of Ammoniphilus sp. CFH 90114 encodes:
- the yajC gene encoding preprotein translocase subunit YajC, with amino-acid sequence MQWIELADAGAAGGGFLGSILPLVLMFAIFYFLLIRPQQKKQKQRNAMLNALKKGDKVVTIGGVHGTISEMREDTIIVKIAENTRVTMEKGAVNQVVSSDAE; translated from the coding sequence ATGCAATGGATTGAACTAGCAGATGCAGGTGCTGCGGGAGGAGGCTTTTTGGGTTCCATATTGCCTTTGGTGCTCATGTTTGCCATTTTTTACTTCTTATTAATTCGTCCCCAACAGAAGAAGCAGAAGCAGCGCAACGCGATGCTTAATGCCTTGAAAAAGGGAGATAAGGTTGTTACGATTGGCGGAGTTCATGGAACCATATCTGAAATGAGAGAAGATACCATTATTGTTAAGATTGCTGAGAATACCAGAGTAACAATGGAAAAAGGTGCAGTCAACCAAGTTGTTTCAAGTGATGCAGAATAA
- the ruvC gene encoding crossover junction endodeoxyribonuclease RuvC, protein MRIIGIDPGIAIVGYGIIEKQGNRLIPIQYGCIKTEAHTRDALRLKQIYDAMTILLKKYQPEVLAVEKLFFNRNVTTAFSVGQARGVIVLAGEEAGIPLYEYTPLQVKQSVVGYGQAEKKQIQEMVRILLSLQTAPKPDDVADALGVAITHAHSSHIHNLINGGK, encoded by the coding sequence ATGAGAATTATCGGCATAGATCCCGGCATCGCTATTGTGGGATATGGAATTATTGAGAAACAGGGCAACCGTTTGATTCCGATTCAGTATGGCTGTATCAAAACAGAAGCCCATACAAGAGATGCGCTTCGCCTCAAGCAGATTTATGATGCCATGACGATTTTATTAAAAAAATATCAGCCAGAGGTGCTTGCGGTAGAGAAGCTTTTCTTTAATCGAAACGTGACGACAGCTTTCTCGGTTGGGCAAGCTAGAGGAGTAATTGTTCTTGCGGGAGAAGAGGCAGGGATTCCTCTATATGAATATACTCCCTTGCAAGTGAAGCAATCTGTAGTAGGCTACGGGCAAGCAGAGAAAAAGCAAATCCAAGAGATGGTGAGAATTCTGCTCTCTCTTCAGACAGCGCCAAAACCAGACGATGTAGCAGATGCGTTGGGAGTAGCTATTACACATGCTCATTCCTCACATATCCATAATTTGATTAATGGTGGGAAATAA
- a CDS encoding BofC C-terminal domain-containing protein: MWNKRTNRSQWFFYGFFCAALLAFITGGVWVSINTIEQQKRVLNTEPSQDIEAVQALARQEVELVLKKTYLCGTETEEKLTKFVPSVDQVLSDYQDWELVSNQGNQFVFKKLVQDIGPSCQENGYFGLSEEGILTLFEGPPQEQKVIQTFFHIDTEKLESSLPSDLVLLKEGIRIHDLAEYNSILSTYGEYSDRSNYSRLTEMEEE; this comes from the coding sequence ATGTGGAATAAAAGGACAAACAGGTCCCAATGGTTCTTTTATGGATTTTTTTGTGCCGCTCTTCTTGCTTTCATCACCGGAGGAGTATGGGTATCAATTAACACGATAGAGCAACAGAAACGTGTATTAAATACAGAGCCGAGCCAAGATATTGAAGCCGTACAGGCTCTTGCGCGACAAGAGGTTGAATTAGTGTTAAAGAAGACTTACCTCTGTGGAACAGAAACGGAAGAAAAGCTTACGAAGTTTGTACCATCCGTCGATCAAGTTCTTTCCGACTATCAAGACTGGGAGCTCGTCTCCAACCAAGGAAATCAATTTGTGTTTAAGAAATTAGTTCAAGACATTGGTCCATCTTGTCAGGAGAATGGTTATTTTGGTCTATCAGAAGAAGGGATCCTAACCTTGTTTGAGGGTCCTCCGCAGGAACAAAAAGTAATTCAAACGTTCTTTCATATTGATACGGAAAAACTAGAATCAAGTCTACCTAGCGATTTGGTTCTCCTAAAGGAAGGTATTCGGATTCATGACCTAGCAGAATACAATAGTATCCTATCCACCTATGGAGAGTACTCAGATCGGTCGAATTATTCTCGTTTAACTGAAATGGAAGAGGAATAA
- a CDS encoding phosphotransferase translates to MEFEWIQLVQQEWSCQVRSVKGKRKAYLLETNRGPMFVKSYSSVQKAEWVVSLSEQLIRKGFSQTLEYIYTSGGFPYLPYKGRYYVAIKPIKGRDARYSNQSDVLETVRCLGEFHRHARNIKGGPMVRSTSAPLIDKWEDRYNRFEKIIARLKKGQYMGGLEKKIIRFSPFILSEAKTVIDIARRSPIDKEYQLALQEQRVSHRDLASHNFILGQQAYLIDYDTAMYDTQLVDVIQMVNRTLDEQAWDFDLFAGMMDEYQKAAPMTEAQAALTYLLVRYPDNFMREVLGLYEGKLHPVPKKIESYLTMIIRNWQERARFFQGFRHFFYEEAYRDSTIVV, encoded by the coding sequence ATGGAGTTTGAATGGATTCAATTAGTACAGCAGGAGTGGAGCTGTCAGGTAAGGTCTGTTAAGGGAAAGAGGAAAGCTTATTTACTAGAGACAAACAGGGGGCCAATGTTCGTAAAAAGCTATTCTTCCGTTCAAAAAGCAGAGTGGGTCGTTTCATTGTCCGAGCAATTAATAAGAAAAGGCTTTTCACAAACGCTCGAATACATCTATACTTCAGGTGGATTTCCTTATCTTCCGTATAAAGGAAGGTATTATGTAGCCATTAAACCGATAAAGGGTAGGGATGCACGATACAGCAACCAAAGTGATGTACTAGAAACCGTTCGCTGCCTTGGAGAATTTCATCGTCACGCTAGAAACATCAAGGGTGGCCCCATGGTTCGGAGCACATCTGCGCCTCTCATTGATAAATGGGAGGATCGATACAACCGGTTTGAAAAGATTATTGCTCGCTTGAAAAAAGGACAATATATGGGTGGTTTAGAAAAAAAGATCATCCGATTTTCCCCTTTTATTCTGAGTGAAGCGAAGACCGTTATAGACATTGCCCGCCGCTCCCCTATAGACAAGGAATACCAATTAGCTCTACAAGAACAACGCGTATCTCATCGAGACTTGGCAAGCCATAACTTCATCCTTGGTCAACAGGCTTACTTGATTGACTATGACACCGCTATGTATGATACCCAACTGGTAGATGTAATTCAGATGGTTAATCGAACTTTAGATGAACAGGCATGGGATTTTGATCTGTTTGCAGGGATGATGGATGAGTACCAGAAGGCCGCTCCTATGACTGAGGCTCAAGCTGCTTTAACCTATCTCCTTGTTCGCTATCCTGACAACTTCATGAGGGAAGTTCTTGGGCTCTATGAGGGAAAACTACACCCTGTTCCCAAAAAGATTGAGAGCTATTTAACGATGATTATTCGAAATTGGCAAGAGAGAGCTAGGTTCTTCCAAGGCTTTCGCCATTTTTTCTATGAGGAAGCTTATAGAGATTCAACGATTGTGGTATGA
- the ruvB gene encoding Holliday junction branch migration DNA helicase RuvB: MEDRIISSQMKEEDMGMDYSLRPRYLDEYIGQSQVKENLKIYIEAAKLRKEPLDHVLLYGPPGLGKTTLSTIIANELGVNLRTTSGPAIERPGDLAAILTNLQHGDVLFIDEIHRLNRSVEEVLYPAMEDFALDIIIGKGPSARSVRLDLPPFTLIGATTRAGLLSAPLRDRFGVVSRLEFYNVAELTYIVRRAAEILNAGIEKSAAEEIALRSRGTPRIANRLLKRVRDFAQVKGDGQITQELASEALTRIQVDRLGLDHVDHKLILGIIDKFRGGPVGVDTIAATIGEESHTIEDVYEPYLLQIGFLQRTPRGRIVTPLAYQHFNREVPK; this comes from the coding sequence ATGGAAGACCGTATCATATCTTCACAGATGAAGGAAGAAGATATGGGGATGGACTATAGCCTTCGGCCGCGCTATCTTGATGAATATATCGGACAGTCGCAGGTAAAAGAAAACCTGAAGATTTACATAGAGGCTGCGAAGCTGCGTAAGGAACCACTTGATCATGTGCTTCTTTATGGTCCTCCCGGTTTAGGTAAGACAACCCTCTCAACCATTATTGCAAATGAGTTGGGGGTTAATCTTAGAACTACATCAGGCCCTGCTATTGAGCGTCCTGGAGACCTTGCCGCGATCCTGACGAACTTGCAGCATGGGGATGTCCTGTTTATCGATGAGATTCATCGGCTCAATCGAAGTGTAGAAGAGGTGCTCTATCCTGCTATGGAGGATTTCGCCTTAGACATTATTATTGGAAAGGGACCAAGTGCACGCTCCGTAAGACTCGATCTCCCTCCATTTACCCTGATCGGCGCAACAACAAGGGCAGGTTTATTGTCAGCTCCTCTTCGAGATCGTTTCGGTGTAGTAAGTCGTTTGGAATTTTATAATGTAGCTGAACTAACGTATATTGTTAGGCGGGCAGCGGAAATCCTGAATGCAGGGATTGAGAAAAGTGCTGCTGAAGAAATTGCTCTTCGTTCTCGTGGAACCCCTCGAATTGCCAATAGACTCTTAAAAAGGGTAAGGGATTTTGCTCAAGTAAAGGGAGATGGACAAATCACCCAGGAGTTGGCCAGTGAAGCGTTAACTAGAATCCAGGTTGATCGATTGGGATTAGATCATGTTGACCACAAGCTTATTCTTGGCATTATCGATAAATTCAGGGGAGGACCGGTGGGAGTAGATACGATAGCTGCTACGATCGGTGAAGAATCCCATACGATTGAAGATGTTTATGAACCTTATTTACTCCAGATTGGTTTTTTGCAGCGTACCCCGCGTGGGCGAATTGTTACCCCATTAGCCTATCAGCACTTTAACCGGGAGGTGCCAAAGTAG
- the queA gene encoding tRNA preQ1(34) S-adenosylmethionine ribosyltransferase-isomerase QueA has protein sequence MDVNEFDFELPEELIAQSPLKERSASRLLVLNKETGEVKHQSFKDLIDYLSPGDVIVLNDTRVIPARLFGAKADTGAKIEVLLLKQLDGDRWETLVKPGKKMKPGSVVTFGDGRLTGICEESTEVGGRIIRFQYTGIFNEILDELGQMPLPPYIKEQLEDSERYQTVFAKNPGSAAAPTAGLHFTEEYLQQIRDKGIHIAYITLHVGLGTFRPVQVENVLEHKMHTEYFEISQENADRINAAKASGNRVVAVGTTATRTLETVGGKNEGKVVADSGWTDIFIYPGYHFTVVDGLLTNFHLPKSTLVMLVSSLAGKEPILNAYREAVEQRYRFFSFGDAMLII, from the coding sequence GTGGACGTTAATGAATTTGATTTTGAATTGCCGGAAGAGCTTATTGCCCAGAGCCCTCTTAAGGAGCGCAGTGCTTCGAGACTACTTGTTTTAAACAAGGAAACAGGTGAAGTCAAGCATCAGAGCTTTAAAGACCTTATCGATTATCTGTCGCCGGGGGATGTGATCGTTCTTAATGATACCCGAGTGATTCCTGCTCGATTATTCGGGGCCAAAGCGGACACGGGGGCAAAAATCGAGGTATTGCTTCTTAAACAGTTGGATGGAGATCGATGGGAAACCTTAGTAAAGCCTGGTAAGAAAATGAAACCTGGATCCGTCGTCACGTTTGGCGATGGACGGCTTACGGGAATATGTGAAGAAAGCACCGAAGTGGGGGGGCGAATTATTCGTTTCCAATATACTGGTATCTTCAACGAGATTCTAGATGAACTTGGACAGATGCCACTTCCTCCTTATATTAAGGAGCAATTAGAGGACTCCGAAAGATATCAAACCGTCTTCGCGAAAAATCCGGGTTCAGCAGCTGCACCTACGGCAGGTCTTCATTTTACAGAAGAATATCTTCAACAGATACGTGATAAAGGTATACATATTGCTTATATCACTCTCCACGTCGGGTTAGGTACCTTTAGACCTGTACAAGTTGAGAATGTGTTAGAACATAAAATGCATACGGAGTACTTCGAAATTTCTCAGGAAAACGCCGACCGTATCAATGCCGCGAAAGCTAGCGGAAATCGCGTCGTAGCAGTAGGGACCACGGCTACTAGAACATTGGAAACCGTAGGAGGAAAAAACGAAGGGAAAGTGGTAGCAGACTCGGGATGGACAGATATTTTTATTTATCCTGGTTATCATTTTACCGTTGTAGATGGATTGTTGACCAACTTTCATCTTCCTAAATCTACTCTAGTTATGCTGGTTAGCTCTCTAGCAGGGAAGGAACCCATTCTAAATGCTTATCGAGAAGCTGTAGAGCAAAGGTATCGTTTTTTTAGTTTCGGCGATGCGATGTTAATTATTTAA
- the tgt gene encoding tRNA guanosine(34) transglycosylase Tgt has translation MAVKYELLKVCKQTGARRGRLHTPHGTIETPIFMPVGTLATVKAMSPEELKDMNAQIILSNTYHLFLRPGHDIVKKAGGLHQFMNWDRPILTDSGGFQVFSLSNLRKIEEEGVHFRSHLSGAKLFIGPEVAMEIQNALGADIIMAFDECAPYPADHAYVKSSLERTTRWLERCIKAHERPQDQALFGIVQGGMYRDLREQSAREIVPFDLPGYAIGGLSVGEPKALMDEVLEYTVPLLPENKPRYLMGVGSPDALIDGAIRGIDMFDCVLPTRIARNGTCMTSQGRLVIRNAKFKEDFTPLDPNCDCYTCRNYTRAYIRHLFNADEIFGLRLTSYHNLHFLLSLMEKVREAIMEDRLMDFRNEFFAQYGLNEERSF, from the coding sequence TTGGCGGTAAAATATGAGTTATTGAAAGTATGTAAACAAACAGGTGCTCGTAGAGGACGCTTACATACCCCTCATGGAACTATTGAGACCCCCATCTTCATGCCAGTGGGAACACTTGCAACTGTGAAGGCGATGAGTCCAGAAGAACTTAAGGACATGAATGCTCAGATTATCCTGAGCAATACATATCATCTGTTTTTGCGTCCAGGTCACGATATCGTAAAGAAAGCAGGCGGCTTGCACCAATTTATGAATTGGGACAGGCCGATTTTAACGGATAGCGGTGGCTTTCAGGTGTTTAGCCTTAGCAACCTGCGCAAGATTGAAGAAGAAGGTGTTCATTTCCGTTCTCACCTAAGCGGAGCTAAGCTGTTTATAGGACCAGAAGTCGCTATGGAGATTCAGAATGCACTGGGAGCGGATATCATTATGGCTTTTGATGAATGCGCACCCTATCCTGCAGATCATGCCTATGTGAAGAGCTCGCTAGAACGCACGACACGCTGGTTGGAGCGCTGTATCAAGGCTCATGAGCGCCCGCAGGATCAAGCTTTATTTGGAATCGTTCAAGGTGGAATGTACCGTGATTTACGGGAGCAGAGCGCGCGCGAGATCGTGCCTTTCGACCTGCCCGGCTATGCCATTGGGGGACTCAGTGTAGGAGAACCGAAAGCACTTATGGATGAAGTACTGGAATATACGGTTCCTCTTCTTCCGGAGAATAAGCCTCGTTATTTAATGGGGGTAGGTTCACCTGACGCTTTAATTGATGGAGCGATTAGGGGAATTGACATGTTCGATTGTGTTCTTCCTACAAGAATTGCCCGTAATGGGACATGCATGACAAGCCAAGGTCGACTCGTCATCCGAAATGCAAAATTTAAAGAAGACTTCACACCATTAGATCCGAATTGTGATTGCTATACATGCCGCAATTATACGAGGGCTTATATTCGCCACCTATTTAATGCAGATGAGATCTTTGGTCTTCGCCTCACATCTTACCATAATCTTCACTTCCTTCTGAGCTTGATGGAGAAGGTAAGAGAAGCCATTATGGAAGATCGTCTTATGGATTTCCGTAATGAATTCTTCGCCCAATACGGGCTTAATGAAGAAAGATCATTTTAA
- the ruvA gene encoding Holliday junction branch migration protein RuvA: MIDYIEGRIEYIESDSVTIGTNQGVGYRLFCPNPYEHKVKQEKRIFTHHYVREDAAHLYGFSTREQRDLFRKLLDVSGIGPKGALAIIASAAPAQIASAVQREDVNFLTKFPGIGKKTAGRMVLDLKDKLKEFAANASFEELAGGMTEVDLFSAGVELGAEAHEEAAEALKALGYSESEVQKVMSKLKKEIMTTEELIKKALQLFISK, translated from the coding sequence ATGATAGATTACATTGAAGGACGCATTGAATATATTGAATCAGATTCCGTTACCATTGGGACAAATCAAGGAGTAGGCTATCGACTTTTTTGTCCTAATCCCTATGAACACAAGGTAAAGCAAGAAAAGCGGATATTCACTCATCATTATGTACGAGAAGATGCGGCACATTTATACGGATTTTCAACACGAGAACAGCGTGACTTATTTCGAAAGCTCCTAGATGTATCAGGAATTGGTCCGAAGGGGGCTTTAGCCATTATCGCTTCCGCTGCACCAGCACAAATCGCGTCTGCTGTCCAGCGAGAGGATGTGAACTTCTTAACGAAGTTCCCTGGCATCGGTAAAAAAACAGCAGGCAGAATGGTACTTGATTTGAAAGATAAGCTTAAGGAGTTTGCGGCGAATGCGAGTTTTGAGGAACTTGCTGGTGGGATGACAGAAGTAGACTTGTTCTCTGCTGGAGTTGAACTTGGGGCAGAAGCGCATGAAGAAGCCGCTGAAGCCTTGAAGGCTCTTGGATATAGTGAGTCTGAAGTACAGAAAGTCATGTCTAAGTTGAAGAAGGAGATCATGACGACAGAAGAATTGATTAAAAAAGCACTTCAGCTATTTATCTCGAAATAG
- the nadE gene encoding NAD(+) synthase, with the protein MAEKIELTVQWLREQVGNAKVSGLVVGVSGGIDSAVVAGLIKRAFPNQSLGVIMPCSSNPRDREDALRVVHAFGLEHIEIELTEPHGILLHAVNEELKARNAFREEASKLNDGNLRARLRMSTLYAIAGHYRYLVVGTDNAAEVYTGYFTKYGDGGVDLLPITHLKKSEVYEWAKVLGVPQEVLDRPPSAGLWENQTDEEEMGTTYDMIDAHLDGREIPDKDKEIIERLHRISEHKRNMPPTPPKF; encoded by the coding sequence ATCGCAGAAAAAATCGAACTAACGGTTCAATGGCTGCGGGAACAAGTAGGAAACGCAAAGGTATCTGGTTTGGTTGTAGGTGTGAGTGGAGGAATTGATAGTGCTGTCGTAGCCGGACTAATCAAGAGAGCCTTTCCTAATCAATCCCTTGGAGTTATCATGCCATGCTCTTCCAATCCTCGGGACCGGGAGGATGCTCTACGGGTAGTTCATGCCTTTGGACTTGAACATATTGAGATCGAATTAACGGAACCTCACGGAATCCTTCTTCATGCTGTGAACGAAGAACTCAAAGCAAGGAACGCCTTCCGAGAAGAAGCCAGCAAGTTAAATGACGGAAACCTTCGAGCTAGGCTAAGAATGAGCACGTTGTATGCTATCGCAGGTCATTACCGTTATTTAGTTGTGGGAACAGACAATGCTGCCGAGGTGTATACGGGATACTTCACGAAGTATGGGGATGGAGGAGTAGACCTGTTACCTATTACCCATCTGAAGAAATCGGAAGTGTATGAATGGGCAAAGGTTTTAGGCGTACCCCAAGAGGTACTAGATCGTCCACCGAGTGCTGGTCTCTGGGAGAATCAGACGGATGAAGAAGAGATGGGGACAACCTACGATATGATTGATGCCCACTTAGACGGTCGCGAAATTCCAGATAAGGACAAGGAAATTATCGAACGGCTCCATCGTATCTCAGAACATAAAAGAAACATGCCACCAACACCACCGAAATTTTGA
- a CDS encoding TIGR04086 family membrane protein: MKTIAASSSPILTGTLTTLGLVLVGSLITSLLLHFSSLSEFSLSYFTYTVNGISLLIGGLIAGKQGGHKGWYFGGLTGMVYFVLLVLIGFLAFDMTPHLSALLYLAIAFLVGAVGGIFGVNLANK; this comes from the coding sequence ATGAAAACAATTGCAGCGTCTTCATCCCCCATTCTTACTGGTACTTTAACCACACTGGGCTTGGTTTTGGTTGGATCGTTAATCACATCTCTCTTGCTTCACTTCAGCAGTTTAAGTGAATTCAGTCTCTCCTATTTCACTTACACGGTTAATGGGATTAGTTTGCTCATTGGTGGTTTAATCGCGGGTAAACAAGGGGGACACAAAGGTTGGTATTTTGGAGGACTTACAGGAATGGTTTATTTTGTCTTACTCGTGTTAATTGGATTTTTAGCCTTTGATATGACTCCTCACCTTAGCGCATTATTGTACCTAGCCATCGCATTCTTAGTAGGAGCAGTCGGGGGTATCTTTGGGGTGAATTTAGCCAACAAGTAA
- a CDS encoding DUF2905 domain-containing protein produces MNPIAKLLVMAGVILIIVGLVWQVGGRFLNLGRLPGDIVVEKENFRFYFPLMTSIIVSVVLSLLFYLFRFFKS; encoded by the coding sequence ATGAATCCAATCGCAAAACTGCTCGTCATGGCCGGTGTGATTCTAATTATTGTCGGCTTGGTATGGCAAGTAGGAGGACGGTTCTTAAACCTAGGCCGATTGCCAGGAGATATCGTGGTAGAGAAAGAAAACTTTCGATTTTACTTTCCTTTAATGACAAGTATTATCGTTAGTGTGGTTTTATCTCTTTTGTTTTATCTGTTTCGATTCTTTAAATCCTAA
- a CDS encoding YetF domain-containing protein: MDLAILLIRTIVLYFFLMLAIQLLFRRKKTSLADLLVAFMVAQFIVLAVDKPGKPLLALLLPTLFLLVLHMLFKPMFTRYHRNEDKNRISSIPFKPQTADVEMGVLDEVPVSKPMGPLPLPLILDGKVLDHNLEQLGKTRFWLKNEVQRYGVQRFKEVAYCSMDRYGHMFLDKKRT, translated from the coding sequence ATGGACCTGGCAATCCTACTGATACGTACCATCGTGCTTTATTTTTTTCTTATGTTGGCTATCCAATTACTGTTTCGGAGGAAGAAGACCTCTCTTGCGGATTTATTGGTTGCGTTTATGGTGGCCCAGTTTATTGTACTGGCTGTGGATAAACCCGGAAAACCGTTGCTTGCTCTCCTGCTACCCACCTTATTCTTACTTGTACTGCATATGTTGTTCAAGCCCATGTTTACGCGTTACCATAGAAACGAGGATAAGAATCGGATTTCTTCTATTCCATTTAAGCCCCAGACTGCTGATGTGGAAATGGGGGTATTAGATGAAGTCCCAGTATCAAAGCCCATGGGTCCGTTACCACTACCCCTTATCTTAGATGGAAAGGTTCTTGATCATAATTTAGAACAGTTAGGTAAAACCCGATTCTGGTTAAAAAATGAAGTGCAGAGATATGGCGTCCAACGGTTTAAAGAAGTAGCTTATTGCAGTATGGATCGTTATGGTCATATGTTTTTGGATAAAAAGAGAACTTAA
- the spoVB gene encoding stage V sporulation protein B gives MPTKKQTFLQGTLILVAAGLLTKLLGFINRIFLSRIIGAEGMGLYQMAVPTLYLVITLTQFGLPIAISKLVAEATAQNDHKKVKAILKISLFLVTILSVIFTTAMILGAPMISRYLLTDTRAYYSLIGIAPIVPIVAISSVIRGYFQGKQNMTPTASSQIIEQVIRIFTVLLLASYFLPMGVEYAAAAAMVGVVIGEFAGMIALVMHFRGTKMRQIWAGSRLNQAIKRHAETWKGLLRIALPVTSGRLIGSLTFWIEPIIVAQSLAIAGLATAAATTYYGQLQGMAIPLLTFPTFFTYSLAVSLVPAVAEAHAQKNWAMVHRRIHQSLRLALVIGAPFTVILYIFAEPLSEVIYGSAEVGSIMKLMVPFCLFLYFQGPLAATLQGLDYAQVAMKNSIYGAILKTFAIYILATNPNIGTNGITIAISIGIVIVTLLHFFSVVKLTGLSIQLRDFIKVALSMIGMGWFGILSFEKLQVWMPQSAALFSASLGAIFIYLIFLLFLKVLGKQDIQRIPFLGKFISPLFPLR, from the coding sequence ATGCCCACGAAAAAGCAAACCTTTTTACAAGGGACTCTCATACTTGTTGCAGCCGGATTATTGACTAAATTACTTGGATTCATTAATCGCATCTTCCTGTCACGGATCATCGGAGCAGAGGGTATGGGATTATATCAAATGGCTGTACCCACTTTATATCTTGTCATTACCTTAACCCAGTTCGGTTTACCTATTGCTATCTCTAAATTGGTCGCCGAAGCCACCGCTCAGAATGATCACAAAAAGGTTAAGGCTATTCTTAAGATTTCTCTATTTCTCGTAACGATTCTTAGCGTTATCTTTACAACAGCCATGATTCTCGGGGCACCTATGATTTCTCGATACTTATTAACTGATACTAGGGCCTATTACTCCCTCATTGGGATTGCCCCCATTGTACCAATAGTCGCTATCTCCTCTGTTATTCGAGGATACTTCCAAGGAAAACAAAACATGACTCCTACGGCAAGTTCTCAAATTATTGAGCAAGTAATAAGAATATTTACCGTTCTCCTACTTGCGTCCTACTTCCTACCGATGGGTGTGGAGTATGCGGCCGCTGCGGCTATGGTAGGAGTCGTTATTGGCGAGTTTGCAGGAATGATCGCCCTCGTCATGCACTTCAGGGGGACTAAGATGAGACAGATCTGGGCCGGTTCTAGGCTCAACCAAGCAATTAAACGTCATGCAGAAACCTGGAAGGGACTTCTTCGGATTGCTCTACCGGTGACTTCTGGACGGTTAATCGGTTCCTTAACCTTCTGGATCGAACCGATCATTGTAGCACAAAGCCTTGCCATTGCGGGTCTGGCAACCGCTGCAGCAACCACCTACTATGGGCAACTGCAAGGAATGGCCATTCCTCTGCTTACCTTCCCTACTTTCTTTACTTATTCTCTTGCGGTATCCCTTGTTCCTGCTGTGGCTGAAGCTCATGCTCAAAAAAATTGGGCGATGGTCCATCGACGAATCCATCAGTCCCTGCGCCTTGCTCTTGTTATTGGGGCCCCCTTCACTGTCATTCTTTATATTTTTGCCGAGCCGCTATCTGAAGTGATCTATGGGTCTGCAGAAGTAGGAAGTATCATGAAGCTCATGGTCCCATTTTGCCTCTTTCTTTATTTTCAAGGGCCTTTAGCCGCCACTTTGCAAGGATTGGATTATGCTCAAGTAGCCATGAAGAATTCGATATACGGAGCGATACTTAAGACGTTTGCCATTTACATTTTGGCTACCAACCCCAATATTGGTACCAACGGCATTACGATAGCGATTAGCATTGGGATTGTTATTGTCACACTCCTGCACTTTTTTAGTGTAGTAAAACTCACAGGACTTTCTATTCAACTTAGAGACTTCATAAAAGTAGCCCTCTCCATGATTGGAATGGGCTGGTTTGGAATCCTATCCTTTGAGAAGCTACAAGTTTGGATGCCTCAATCTGCAGCTCTTTTCTCAGCTTCCCTTGGTGCAATTTTCATTTACTTGATATTCCTACTCTTCTTGAAGGTTCTAGGAAAACAGGATATACAACGCATTCCTTTTTTAGGAAAGTTCATTTCTCCTTTATTTCCTTTACGCTAA
- a CDS encoding post-transcriptional regulator: MENSLTLEDLKKQMSQVCRSKAEEFQMLGYENVTPEEIWECVSSAYKKEIPLIHRIVNDILSLKVTKFMNWMTMKVYRGEFE, translated from the coding sequence ATGGAGAATTCGTTAACATTAGAAGACTTAAAAAAACAAATGTCGCAAGTATGCAGGAGTAAGGCTGAAGAATTTCAAATGTTAGGTTATGAAAACGTGACACCAGAAGAGATATGGGAGTGCGTATCGAGTGCGTATAAGAAAGAAATTCCTCTCATCCATCGCATTGTTAACGATATCTTGTCCCTGAAAGTGACAAAATTTATGAATTGGATGACGATGAAAGTTTACCGGGGAGAATTTGAGTAA